A single region of the Fusarium fujikuroi IMI 58289 draft genome, chromosome FFUJ_chr05 genome encodes:
- a CDS encoding related to glycerophosphoryl diester phosphodiesterase family protein produces the protein MEAERQSLIKNNAQPGPVPRAPWAAARPSPRDPSRRLPQAIAHRGAKLDWPENTMAAFRGAVKAGAHAIETDIHISADGVAVISHDASLKRCFGIEARIGECSWEYLSTLRTEAEPHEPMPRLKDFLQWLVQPEMQDIWVVLDIKLDDDPAELMAAIARDLDGVQVPVPWNQRIILGCWNASFLQAARSQLPTYPLAHISTSLLYSHHFLRVPNLGFNLNQKTLIGPSGRLFLRELGKTDKLLMTWTVNEPRHMEWCIRQNLCHPRRRNGKIEGPALIDGVITDNPRLYLEMCKNFENEMDGKLARPKLALTERIRKKAVMVAVVILTETLMMAYHVLRRMQGKFDFLRDRRSLDK, from the exons ATGGAGGCGGAGCGACAGTCTTTAATCAAGAACAACGCCCAACCAGGGCCCGTTCCTCGAG CGCCATGGGCCGCCGCCAGACCGTCACCACGAGATCCTTCTCGGCGACTCCCACAGGCAATTGCTCATCGCGGCGCAAAGCTTGATTGGCCCGAAAACACCATGGCCGCCTTCCGAGGTGCAGTCAAAGCTGGTGCTCATGCGATAGAGACAGATATTCATATCTCGGCCGATGGTGTTGCTGTGATATCACAT GACGCATCCCTTAAACGCTGCTTCGGCATTGAAGCTCGCATTGGAGAGTGCTCGTGGGAGTACCTCAGCACTCTACGCACAGAAGCCGAGCCTCATGAACCCATGCCGCGGCTCAAAGACTTTCTTCAGTGGTTGGTTCAGCCGGAAATGCAAGACATTTGGGTGGTTTTAGATATCAAG CTGGATGATGACCCGGCAGAGCTGATGGCTGCAATTGCGAGGGATCTAGACGGCGTCCAGGTACCTGTGCCATGGAATCAACGTATTATTCTGGGATGCTGGAAT GCATCATTCCTACAGGCTGCGCGTAGTCAACTCCCAACTTATCCGTTGGCCCATATCAGCACCTCCCTCTTATATTCACACCACTTTCTGCGTGTGCCCAACCTCGGCTTCAATCTCAACCAAAAGACTCTCATCGGTCCATCAGGAAGACTCTTCTTACGCGAACTTGGAAAGACTGACAAGCTTCTTATGACATGGACAGTCAACGAACCTCGCCACATGGAATGGTGTATCCGTCAGAATCTGTGTCATCCACGGCGCCGCAATGGAAAAATCGAGGGGCCTGCCTTGATAGATGGTGTCATCACTGACAATCCTCGTTTGTACCTCGAGATGTGCAAAAATTTTGAGAACGAGATGGATGGCAAGCTCGCAAGGCCAAAGCTAGCTCTCACTGAAAGGATAAGGAAAAAGGCAGTGATGGTAGCCGTCGTTATCCTGACGGagaccttgatgatggcctACCATGTTCTCAGAAGGATGCAGGGCAAGTTTGATTTCCTCCGAGACCGCCGGAGCCTGGATAAATAG
- a CDS encoding related to Pol II transcription elongation factor — MSDVDDELLALAGGDSDDEASGNESRGGSPSPPPAKRSGFKKGAGKKSRRGNDDSEEEGEASAPGTPNSLESAPMDESDSDDEPSRGRTAAAEDDDEAYPIDGRYKSQKEKAEIMALPELEREQLIAERMTDIERQRQNRLLRQMVSNMENEERKQVKKKRSAGTAELEDGDRIRKASRPRTESKRETAMDSLRQAKAEKARRREDLERRKDNYSPRRRNSGAEDSDDDYNRGRSPTPDADENRDQPPAELRDYERVRLGRNEFAQVCFTPGFEQAITGCYIRIALGPHPESGIEQYRMAAIKGFTTSRPYALQGPNGAFVTDQYVKAAHGKAIKEFPFIAASSGKFTENELNRYKVTCHNEGVTLPSKAYLMDKIDEINGLINHSWTTEEIKARLARIKELKRRFDPAERERIAHLLEEARQHGEHDKAEELQEELDNLGSQRLAFRTSLGSSKHNEVPKAQTEQDRLAERNRENRRLNAEAVRKAQLKEKAKSKEIEAALKRGETYQGDMSRRLRTKAKFVYDASEKVEQKSAANGSGTNTPGTSTPKAAVKSQLLPHLAKLQEEKHKEKGIPTIHKPLMDDDVIGSLDLDIDVEI; from the exons ATGTCTGACGTTGATGACGAGCTTCTCGCTCTTGCAGGTGGGGATTCCGATGACGAAGCCTCTGGCAACGAGAGCAGGGGCGgatcgccatcgccgcctCCAGCGAAAAGAAGTGGTTTCAAGAAAGGGGCGGGAAAGAAGTCGCGACGAGGAAACGATGAttccgaggaggagggcgaggC GTCTGCGCCAGGAACGCCAAACTCTCTGGAGTCCGCTCCTATGGATGAATCTGACTCCGACGACGAACCATCGCGAGGTCGAACAGCGGCTGcagaggacgacgatgaagcaTACCCAATTGATGGTCGATACAAGAGtcagaaggaaaaggcagaGATCATGGCCTTGCCAGAACTCGAACGTGAGCAGCTTATCGCTGAGCGTATGACGGACATAGAGCGTCAGCGACAGAACCGCCTGCTCCGTCAGATGGTAAGCAACATGGAGAATGAGGAGCGCAAACAGGTCAAAAAGAAGCGCAGTGCTGGAACTGCGGAGCTGGAAGATGGCGATCGAATTCGAAAGGCATCACGGCCGCGTACAGAGAGCAAGAGGGAGACCGCGATGGACTCTTTGCgccaagccaaggcagaGAAAGCGCGTCGACGGGAGGATCTCGAGAGACGAAAGGATAACTACTCTCCACGAAGACGCAACTCTGGGGCAGAAGACAGTGACGATGACTATAATCGCGGACGCTCTCCAACTCCCGATGCCGACGAAAATCGCGATCAGCCGCCAGCTGAGTTACGTGATTATGAACGAGTTCGACTGGGGCGAAACGAGTTCGCTCAGGTCTGCTTCACTCCTGGATTCGAGCAGGCTATCACTGGATGTTATATACGTATTGCTCTTGGACCGCATCCTGAAAGTGGCATTGAGCAGTATCGCATGGCAGCCATCAAAG GCTTCACGACCAGTCGCCCATATGCTCTTCAGGGGCCCAACGGTGCATTCGTCACAGATCAGTATGTCAAGGCGGCGCATGGTAAGGCAATCAAGGAGTTCCCTTTCATCGCTGCCTCGAGCGGAAAGTTCACAGAG AACGAGCTCAATCGATACAAGGTCACATGCCACAATGAGGGCGTGACACTCCCAAGCAAGGCTTACCTTATGGACAaaattgatgagatcaatgGCTTGATTAATCATTCCTGGACTACAGAGGAAATCAAGGCTCGGCTTGCACGGATAAAAGAGCTGAAAAGGCGATTTGACCCCGCCGAGCGAGAACGCATAGCCCACTTACTCGAGGAAGCAAGACAACATGGCGAGCACGATAAGGCCGAAGAGTTGCAGGAGGAGCTCGACAACCTTGGTTCCCAACGCTTAGCATTTAGGACGAGTCTGGGCTCCTCAAAGCACAACGAAGTACCCAAGGCCCAAACTGAGCAAGATCGACTGGCTGAGCGCAACCGAGAGAACCGGCGATTGAACGCGGAAGCTGTAAGAAAGGCCCAGTTGAAGGAGAAAGCGAAGTCGAAGGAGATCGAGGCAGCCCTCAAACGTGGTGAAACCTACCAAGGCGACATGTCAAGACGACTCAGGACCAAGGCCAAATTCGTTTATGACGCTAGCGAGAAAGTGGAACAAAAGTCAGCGGCCAACGGCAGCGGGACCAACACTCCTGGGACTAGCACACCGAAGGCGGCCGTCAAATCTCAACTACTACCTCATCTCGCAAAGTTGCAGGAGGAGAAACACAAGGAGAAGGGTATCCCTACTATACATAAGCCGCTGATGGATGACGATGTGATTGGGTCACTAGACCTGGATATTGACGTTGAAATTTGA